In Bacillus toyonensis BCT-7112, a single window of DNA contains:
- a CDS encoding alpha-glycosidase, with protein sequence MLKEAVYHRPKDNYAYAYDEKTIHIRIRTKRNDVQIATLIYGDPYEWTDGKWITSNTPMNKTGSTALFDYWSISIEPKFKRLRYGFELKTETETLIYAERGFFSNIPDDDVGNFFCFPFIHTKDVFMAPPWIKDTVWYQIFPERFANGDSTLNPANTLPWGSTEPTPTNFFGGDFAGIIQNLDYLVKLGISGIYFTPIFKAHSNHKYDTIDYMEIDPQFGTKETFKELVGACHKHGIKVMLDAVFNHSGYFFDKFQDVLEHGEKSAYKEWFHIHEFPIITEPLPNYDTFAFTPYMPKLNTAHPDVKEYLLEVGRYWVREFNIDGWRLDVANEVDHCFWREFRSEIKALNPEIYILGEIWHDALPWLHGDQFDAVMSYPVTNALLSYFANNSIKASEFMKQITESLHSYSMNINEAAFHLLDSHDTPRILTTCNGDKNKLKLLYVFHLSYIGSPCIYYGDEIGMDGGMDPDCRKCMIWDTKEQDHVLFTHIQTLLSLRKQYKAFGGHGTFQFIEANDEHNYISYTKTYGDETIFFVLNPTNDEITASLPIHITRKKIVNIYTNEEFSAEASVLQVTLPPHGFSILKW encoded by the coding sequence ATGCTTAAAGAAGCCGTTTACCATAGGCCGAAAGATAATTATGCATACGCTTACGATGAAAAAACAATTCACATCCGAATACGTACTAAGAGAAACGATGTTCAAATCGCCACTCTTATTTATGGTGACCCTTACGAATGGACAGATGGAAAATGGATTACGTCAAATACGCCGATGAACAAAACTGGTTCTACTGCATTATTTGATTATTGGTCCATTTCAATCGAACCAAAATTTAAGCGCTTACGTTATGGATTCGAATTAAAAACTGAGACAGAAACTCTTATTTATGCAGAACGAGGCTTTTTCTCAAACATTCCAGATGACGATGTCGGTAACTTTTTCTGCTTTCCATTCATTCATACAAAAGACGTTTTCATGGCACCACCTTGGATTAAGGACACAGTATGGTATCAAATCTTCCCAGAACGATTCGCTAACGGGGACAGCACATTAAATCCAGCAAACACCCTCCCTTGGGGAAGTACCGAACCAACTCCAACTAATTTTTTCGGAGGAGATTTTGCTGGTATTATTCAAAACCTTGATTACCTTGTTAAACTTGGGATTTCCGGAATATACTTCACACCTATTTTTAAAGCTCATTCAAACCATAAATATGACACTATTGACTACATGGAAATCGATCCGCAATTCGGGACGAAAGAAACTTTCAAAGAACTTGTTGGGGCATGTCATAAACACGGTATAAAAGTAATGCTCGATGCTGTGTTTAATCATAGTGGCTACTTTTTCGATAAATTCCAGGACGTACTAGAACATGGTGAAAAGTCAGCATATAAAGAGTGGTTCCACATTCATGAATTCCCAATTATAACCGAGCCACTTCCTAATTATGATACTTTCGCATTTACACCGTATATGCCTAAATTAAATACTGCACACCCAGATGTAAAAGAATATTTACTTGAAGTAGGGCGTTATTGGGTAAGAGAATTCAATATAGACGGTTGGCGCCTTGATGTAGCAAATGAAGTTGACCACTGCTTTTGGAGAGAATTCCGAAGTGAGATAAAGGCGTTAAATCCTGAAATATATATTTTAGGAGAAATTTGGCACGACGCCCTCCCATGGCTACACGGAGATCAATTTGATGCTGTCATGAGCTATCCTGTTACAAATGCTCTACTTTCTTACTTTGCTAACAATTCCATTAAAGCAAGTGAATTCATGAAACAAATTACAGAATCCCTACATTCCTACTCTATGAATATAAATGAAGCCGCATTTCATTTATTAGACAGCCATGATACACCAAGAATATTAACAACATGTAACGGAGATAAAAATAAGTTAAAGTTACTCTATGTATTCCATCTTTCTTACATCGGCTCTCCTTGTATTTATTATGGAGACGAAATCGGTATGGATGGCGGCATGGACCCGGATTGCCGCAAATGTATGATTTGGGATACAAAAGAACAAGACCATGTATTATTTACACATATACAAACATTACTTTCATTACGAAAACAATATAAAGCATTTGGAGGACATGGTACATTCCAATTCATCGAAGCAAATGATGAACATAATTACATTTCTTATACGAAAACATATGGAGATGAAACTATCTTTTTCGTTTTAAATCCTACTAACGATGAAATTACAGCTTCACTCCCTATCCATATTACAAGGAAGAAAATAGTCAATATATATACAAACGAAGAATTTTCAGCAGAAGCAAGTGTATTACAAGTTACACTTCCACCGCACGGATTCTCAATATTAAAATGGTAA
- the malL gene encoding oligo-1,6-glucosidase produces MEKQWWKESVVYQIYPRSFLDSNGDGIGDLRGIISKLDYLKELGIDVIWLSPVYESPNDDNGYDISDYCKIMNEFGTMEDWDELLHEMHERNMKLMMDLVVNHTSDEHNWFIESRKSTDNKYRDYYIWRSGKEGKEPNNWGAAFSGSAWQYDEMTDEYYLHLFSKKQPDLNWDNEQVRQDVYEMMKFWLEKGIDGFRMDVINFISKEEGLPTVETEEEGYVSGHKHFMNGPNIHKYLHEMNEEVLSHYDIMTVGEMPGVTTEEAKLYTGEARKELQMVFQFEHMDLDSGEGGKWDVKPCPLLTLKQNLTKWQKALEHTGWNSLYWNNHDQPRVVSRFGNDGMYRTESAKMLATVLHMMKGTPYIYQGEEIGMTNVRFESIDEYRDIETLNMYKEKVIDRGEDKEKVMESIYIKGRDNARTPMQWDDQYHAGFTTGEPWITVNPNYKEINVKQAIQDEGSIFYYYKKLIELRKNNEIVVYGSYDLILDNSPSIFAYVRTYGEEKLLVIANFTADQCVFELPENIVYSESELLIHNYDSENGLMENVTLRPYEAMVYKLK; encoded by the coding sequence ATGGAAAAACAATGGTGGAAAGAAAGTGTAGTATATCAAATTTATCCTCGTAGCTTTTTGGATAGTAATGGTGATGGTATAGGGGATCTTCGTGGTATTATTTCAAAGCTAGATTACTTAAAAGAATTAGGGATTGATGTAATTTGGTTATCGCCAGTCTATGAATCTCCAAATGATGATAATGGTTATGATATAAGTGATTATTGTAAAATTATGAACGAGTTCGGAACAATGGAAGATTGGGATGAGCTATTACATGAAATGCATGAACGTAATATGAAACTTATGATGGATTTAGTTGTTAATCATACTTCTGATGAACATAATTGGTTTATTGAATCACGTAAATCAACAGATAATAAATATAGAGATTACTATATATGGCGTTCTGGAAAAGAAGGGAAAGAGCCGAATAACTGGGGAGCAGCTTTTAGTGGATCTGCATGGCAATATGATGAAATGACAGATGAGTATTATTTACATCTGTTTTCTAAAAAACAGCCGGATTTAAATTGGGATAATGAACAGGTAAGACAAGATGTTTATGAAATGATGAAGTTTTGGTTAGAAAAAGGAATTGATGGATTCCGCATGGATGTTATCAATTTTATTTCTAAAGAAGAAGGTTTACCGACTGTTGAAACAGAAGAAGAGGGGTATGTTTCAGGTCATAAGCATTTTATGAACGGTCCAAACATTCATAAATATTTGCATGAAATGAATGAAGAAGTATTGTCTCATTATGATATTATGACGGTTGGTGAAATGCCTGGTGTAACGACAGAAGAAGCTAAATTGTATACAGGAGAAGCTAGAAAAGAACTACAAATGGTATTTCAATTTGAACATATGGATTTAGATTCAGGAGAAGGCGGAAAATGGGATGTAAAACCATGTCCACTTCTTACTTTAAAACAGAATTTAACAAAGTGGCAAAAAGCATTAGAGCATACAGGATGGAATAGCCTGTATTGGAATAACCATGATCAGCCACGCGTTGTATCTCGTTTTGGTAATGATGGGATGTATCGTACTGAATCTGCGAAAATGTTAGCGACGGTGCTTCATATGATGAAAGGAACACCATATATTTATCAAGGAGAAGAAATCGGAATGACTAACGTTCGATTCGAATCAATTGATGAATATCGAGATATTGAAACGCTAAATATGTATAAAGAAAAAGTGATAGACCGTGGTGAAGATAAAGAAAAAGTCATGGAATCTATTTATATAAAAGGTCGTGATAATGCTAGAACTCCGATGCAGTGGGATGATCAGTATCACGCTGGATTTACAACGGGTGAACCTTGGATTACGGTAAACCCTAATTACAAAGAGATTAATGTGAAACAAGCAATCCAAGACGAAGGATCAATTTTTTATTACTATAAGAAATTAATTGAGTTACGCAAAAATAATGAAATAGTTGTGTATGGATCGTATGATTTAATACTAGATAATAGCCCTTCTATTTTTGCTTATGTAAGAACATATGGAGAAGAAAAGCTACTTGTGATTGCAAACTTCACTGCGGATCAATGTGTATTTGAATTGCCTGAGAATATTGTTTATAGTGAATCAGAACTGTTAATACACAATTATGACTCGGAAAATGGATTAATGGAAAACGTTACATTGCGTCCATATGAAGCAATGGTGTATAAATTGAAATAA
- a CDS encoding ABC transporter ATP-binding protein — protein sequence MAELKLENIYKIYDNNVTAVTDFNLHIQDKEFIVFVGPSGCGKSTTLRMVAGLEDISKGEFSIDGKLMNDVPPKDRDIAMVFQNYALYPHMSVYDNMAFGLKLRKIPKDEIDRRVKDAARILGLEQYLDRKPKALSGGQRQRVALGRAIVRDAKVFLMDEPLSNLDAKLRVAMRSEISKLHHRLGTTTIYVTHDQTEAMTMASRLVVMKDGKIQQIGTPKEVYEPPENIFVGGFIGSPAMNFFRGTLTETDFVIDNSLKIKVSEGKMKLLREQGYVNKEIVLGIRPEDIHDELLFLEASQSTTFTSKIEVAELLGAESILYMKLGNQDFAARVDARHIFSPGDQIKLAFDLNKAHFFDSQTEQRIR from the coding sequence ATGGCAGAACTGAAATTAGAAAACATTTATAAAATATATGATAATAACGTAACCGCTGTAACAGATTTTAATTTACACATTCAAGATAAAGAGTTTATCGTATTTGTTGGTCCTTCTGGATGCGGAAAATCTACAACATTACGAATGGTAGCTGGACTTGAAGATATTTCAAAAGGAGAATTTTCAATTGATGGTAAGCTAATGAATGATGTTCCTCCAAAAGATCGTGATATCGCAATGGTTTTCCAAAACTATGCTCTTTATCCACATATGAGTGTATATGATAATATGGCATTTGGATTAAAGCTTCGAAAAATACCAAAAGATGAAATCGATCGTCGTGTGAAAGATGCCGCACGAATTTTAGGGCTTGAACAATATTTAGATAGAAAACCAAAAGCGTTATCAGGTGGACAACGCCAACGTGTTGCGTTAGGTAGAGCAATCGTTCGAGACGCGAAAGTTTTCTTAATGGATGAACCATTATCAAACTTAGATGCAAAACTCCGTGTTGCAATGCGCTCAGAAATTTCTAAGTTACACCATCGCCTTGGAACAACGACAATTTATGTAACACATGATCAAACAGAAGCAATGACAATGGCTTCCCGTCTTGTTGTTATGAAGGACGGAAAGATTCAACAAATTGGAACTCCAAAAGAAGTATATGAACCACCTGAAAACATTTTTGTTGGCGGATTTATTGGCTCTCCAGCTATGAATTTCTTCCGTGGTACATTAACTGAAACTGATTTCGTTATAGATAATTCATTGAAAATCAAAGTATCTGAAGGAAAAATGAAATTATTACGTGAACAAGGTTATGTAAATAAGGAAATCGTTTTAGGAATTCGTCCTGAAGATATTCATGATGAACTACTATTTTTAGAGGCTTCACAATCTACTACTTTCACATCAAAAATTGAAGTTGCTGAGTTGTTAGGTGCTGAATCCATTTTATATATGAAACTTGGAAATCAAGATTTTGCAGCACGTGTTGATGCAAGACATATATTCTCACCTGGAGACCAAATTAAATTAGCATTTGATTTAAATAAAGCGCATTTCTTTGATAGCCAAACCGAACAACGTATTCGCTAA
- a CDS encoding SDR family NAD(P)-dependent oxidoreductase — MTVRLIEGVMKMKLAGKVAIVTGGGIGIGRNTALLLAKQGAKVIVTDIDQDSGQATVEEITNLGGEALFVSYDMEKQGDWQRVISITLNAFSRIDMLFQNAGLYKIDSIFSRQQENDSNVLCINDVWIEIKQLTSSFMKQQEEVVLSDLPIFGIISTKGQSFHTVEALV, encoded by the coding sequence ATGACGGTAAGACTTATAGAAGGGGTAATGAAAATGAAGCTTGCAGGAAAAGTTGCTATCGTAACTGGCGGTGGCATCGGTATTGGACGTAATACAGCTCTTTTGTTGGCTAAACAAGGCGCAAAAGTAATTGTGACGGACATTGATCAAGATAGTGGACAAGCAACAGTGGAGGAAATTACGAATCTAGGCGGAGAAGCCCTTTTTGTATCCTATGATATGGAAAAACAAGGAGATTGGCAACGTGTTATCAGTATTACTTTGAATGCATTCAGTCGCATTGATATGCTTTTTCAAAATGCTGGTTTATATAAAATAGATTCTATTTTTTCTCGCCAACAAGAGAACGATTCCAATGTACTTTGTATTAATGACGTTTGGATAGAGATAAAACAATTAACGTCATCTTTTATGAAACAGCAAGAAGAAGTGGTGCTTAGTGACTTACCGATTTTCGGTATTATTAGCACGAAAGGACAATCATTTCATACAGTAGAAGCCCTAGTATAA
- a CDS encoding RDD family protein, with translation MKLKMHRPALVMNRIGASLIDMFLISVMYGAVVAVMTGNYSAIFNRFNISFGDYRYDLAVVFILMVLYFILLPFIWNGVTLGKKITRTKLISLTSEKLTLQTLTLRFFVLLLPNMLLLGIPLICNVYMMLFRKDNCGFHDLITKTKVMNLV, from the coding sequence ATGAAGTTGAAGATGCATCGTCCAGCGCTTGTAATGAATCGCATAGGTGCTTCCCTAATTGACATGTTTTTAATCTCGGTTATGTATGGTGCAGTAGTAGCTGTTATGACCGGAAACTATAGTGCTATTTTTAATCGGTTTAATATAAGTTTCGGTGACTATAGATATGATCTCGCAGTAGTTTTCATATTAATGGTTCTATATTTTATTTTGTTACCTTTTATTTGGAACGGTGTTACACTTGGGAAAAAAATAACGAGAACAAAATTGATTTCATTGACGAGTGAAAAATTAACGTTGCAAACATTAACTTTACGATTTTTTGTATTGTTATTACCGAACATGTTGTTACTTGGAATTCCGTTAATATGCAACGTATATATGATGTTGTTCCGCAAAGATAATTGCGGTTTTCATGATTTAATTACAAAGACAAAAGTGATGAATCTAGTATAA
- a CDS encoding DUF3997 domain-containing protein: protein MKKWIILFVAVLLTACTGNTNHVSYTINDEYELIRTSGNAFELFPTQDAVYATQYIPAKITDIAWDDKYIIVKQTEEKSDPNNPDAAIANKKSEHYWIIDVKHNKRFGPYNEKQFNEQKDAFKIKVPFQNVDSYIKEIKKQSA from the coding sequence TTGAAAAAATGGATAATCCTATTCGTCGCCGTCCTATTAACTGCTTGTACAGGAAATACAAACCATGTATCTTATACGATTAACGATGAATACGAACTCATACGTACTTCTGGAAATGCATTTGAACTGTTCCCTACGCAAGATGCTGTATATGCCACACAATACATCCCTGCCAAAATTACAGACATCGCTTGGGATGATAAATACATTATTGTAAAACAAACAGAGGAAAAGTCAGATCCAAATAACCCTGACGCAGCAATTGCAAATAAAAAAAGTGAACATTATTGGATTATTGACGTAAAGCACAATAAACGTTTCGGTCCCTATAATGAAAAACAATTTAATGAACAAAAAGATGCGTTTAAAATTAAAGTGCCTTTTCAAAATGTAGATTCATACATAAAAGAAATAAAAAAACAGTCAGCATAA
- a CDS encoding DUF4184 family protein, translated as MPFTFAHPAAVLPFSKKQVNYISVTALILGSMAPDFEYFLHFRPYGVIGHTWLGFLYLNLPLVFLLAYIYHYILKKPFITHLAKPFAGYYTYAVDERWGLHTWKDFFVFCYSALFGMLTHVVWDAFTHNTGYFVMEIPLLQRELHSIPVYKYMQHGSTCVGLLLLLHVLWKYKDETGKDIIIASEKRKYWVSAIIVATIIFIVHAFVNPYFHIFQIGGIIVSGLTSSFCGLLIVSIVYKTRD; from the coding sequence ATGCCGTTTACATTTGCGCATCCAGCAGCTGTTCTCCCTTTTTCTAAAAAGCAGGTTAATTATATTTCAGTAACGGCTCTTATATTAGGTAGTATGGCACCTGACTTTGAATATTTTTTACACTTTAGACCGTATGGCGTGATTGGACATACGTGGCTTGGGTTCTTATATTTAAATTTACCTCTTGTCTTTCTATTAGCATACATATATCATTACATTTTAAAAAAGCCGTTTATAACACATTTAGCTAAACCATTTGCTGGCTACTATACATATGCAGTAGATGAGAGGTGGGGACTTCATACATGGAAGGATTTCTTTGTATTTTGCTATTCTGCTTTATTTGGTATGCTCACGCATGTTGTTTGGGATGCGTTTACTCATAATACAGGCTACTTCGTTATGGAAATACCATTGTTACAAAGAGAATTACATAGTATTCCGGTGTATAAATATATGCAACATGGGAGTACATGTGTTGGTTTATTATTACTATTACACGTACTATGGAAGTATAAAGATGAAACAGGGAAAGATATTATTATAGCTTCAGAAAAAAGGAAGTATTGGGTTTCGGCAATCATTGTGGCAACTATTATATTTATCGTTCACGCGTTCGTAAATCCCTATTTTCATATTTTCCAAATAGGGGGTATAATAGTATCTGGACTGACAAGTTCGTTTTGTGGACTTCTTATTGTTTCTATAGTTTACAAGACTAGGGACTAA
- a CDS encoding AAA family ATPase: MIDVPFLKSVTLKKEDIPSFSAYPYCLPAIRTLQSLLFHPNVTFIIGENGTGKSTLLEAIAIALGFNAEGGTKNFRFSTNNSHSSLHEYLRISKSFNTPSDGFFLRAESFYNVASYIDEMDADPEARGNPVIDSYGGISLHKQSHGESFFSLFMNRFSGQGLYILDEPEAALSPMRQLSMLIRMHELAEQGSQFVIATHSPILMAYPESTIYSLTQEGIHESSLEETEHYQTTKLFFENRDRLFHHLFES, translated from the coding sequence TTGATTGACGTACCCTTTTTAAAAAGTGTCACATTAAAAAAAGAAGATATCCCTAGCTTTTCCGCATATCCTTACTGTTTACCCGCTATTCGAACATTACAATCGCTCCTTTTCCATCCAAATGTAACATTCATTATTGGAGAAAACGGAACAGGTAAATCAACACTACTTGAAGCAATTGCAATTGCTTTAGGTTTTAATGCTGAAGGTGGAACGAAGAATTTCCGTTTTAGCACAAATAATTCACATTCATCTTTACATGAATATCTTCGAATTTCAAAAAGTTTTAATACACCAAGCGATGGTTTCTTTCTTCGCGCTGAATCATTTTATAACGTCGCTTCTTATATCGATGAAATGGATGCTGATCCAGAAGCACGCGGAAATCCAGTTATTGACTCATATGGTGGTATCTCACTACACAAACAATCACATGGCGAATCATTTTTCTCCTTATTTATGAACCGTTTTTCAGGACAAGGTTTATACATTTTAGATGAGCCTGAGGCAGCTTTATCCCCGATGAGACAACTTTCCATGCTCATTCGAATGCACGAACTAGCTGAACAAGGTTCACAATTTGTTATTGCCACGCATTCCCCTATATTAATGGCTTATCCTGAATCTACTATATATTCTTTAACACAAGAGGGGATTCACGAATCATCTTTAGAAGAAACGGAGCATTATCAAACGACGAAACTTTTCTTTGAAAATCGCGATCGATTATTCCATCATCTATTTGAGTCGTAA
- a CDS encoding acetyl-CoA C-acetyltransferase produces the protein MHNVVITAAVRSPIGTFGGALKNITPVELAVPVLQEAVKRGGVEPHEVDEVILGHCIQRTDEANTARTAALAAGFPDTVTGYTIQRQCSSGMQAIMSAAMQIQLGVSDVVIAGGVEAMSSSPYALKQHRWGQRLQHGEIRDTVWEVLEDPIHHIMMGETAENLVEQYEITREEQDEVALRSHTLALQAIESGYFDDQIVPITIKERRKEIVFSKDEHPRADITAEKLAGLKPAFRKDGSVTAGNASGLNDGSAVLVLMSEEKAKEKGLQPLARIVGYSVAGVDPKIMGIGPAPAIRKGLEKVDWSLEDADLLEINEAFAAQYLAVEKELGLDREKVNVNGSGVGLGHPIGCTGARITVSLIHELKRRGLEKGIASLCVGGGIGVALFIEAL, from the coding sequence ATGCATAATGTTGTCATTACAGCTGCAGTTCGTTCACCAATTGGAACTTTCGGAGGAGCACTAAAAAATATAACACCAGTAGAATTAGCTGTTCCTGTACTTCAGGAAGCTGTAAAACGAGGCGGGGTAGAACCACATGAAGTTGATGAAGTAATTTTAGGTCATTGTATTCAAAGAACTGATGAAGCAAATACGGCGAGAACGGCTGCATTAGCGGCAGGATTTCCTGACACAGTTACGGGCTATACAATCCAACGCCAATGTTCTTCAGGTATGCAAGCAATTATGTCAGCTGCAATGCAAATTCAATTAGGTGTGAGTGATGTTGTTATTGCAGGTGGAGTAGAAGCGATGAGTTCGAGCCCTTATGCATTGAAACAGCACCGCTGGGGACAACGTCTACAGCACGGAGAAATTCGTGATACGGTGTGGGAAGTGCTAGAAGATCCGATTCATCATATTATGATGGGTGAAACAGCGGAAAATTTAGTTGAACAATATGAAATTACAAGAGAGGAACAAGATGAAGTTGCGCTTCGCAGTCATACATTGGCACTACAAGCAATCGAGTCTGGATACTTTGACGATCAAATTGTTCCTATTACAATAAAAGAGCGTAGAAAAGAAATTGTATTTTCTAAGGATGAACATCCGCGTGCAGATATTACAGCGGAAAAATTAGCTGGATTAAAACCAGCTTTCCGTAAAGATGGATCTGTAACGGCAGGGAATGCATCTGGTCTTAATGACGGAAGTGCAGTTCTAGTATTAATGAGTGAAGAAAAAGCGAAAGAAAAAGGCTTACAACCGTTAGCTAGAATTGTTGGCTATTCAGTAGCTGGAGTAGATCCTAAAATTATGGGAATTGGACCAGCACCAGCAATTCGTAAAGGATTAGAAAAAGTAGATTGGTCATTAGAAGATGCAGATTTACTTGAAATTAATGAAGCTTTCGCTGCGCAATACCTAGCTGTAGAGAAAGAATTAGGTTTAGACCGTGAAAAAGTGAATGTAAACGGTAGTGGTGTAGGACTTGGACACCCAATCGGTTGTACAGGAGCTCGTATCACTGTAAGTTTAATTCATGAATTAAAAAGACGTGGATTAGAAAAAGGAATTGCCTCTTTATGCGTCGGTGGCGGTATCGGGGTTGCCTTATTTATAGAAGCGTTATAA
- a CDS encoding NUDIX hydrolase, translated as MGYIEELRKVVGTRPLILVGSAIIILNDRQEVLLQYRSDTYDWGVPGGAMELGETTEETARRELFEETGLNAKIMQFIGVLSGKEVYFQYPNGDEIFNVIHLYQGHHVSGEVKLDHEGLQLQYFPVDKLPNLNKTTEKILQKFLYALTE; from the coding sequence TTGGGGTATATTGAAGAGTTACGTAAAGTCGTTGGTACAAGGCCACTTATTTTAGTAGGATCAGCAATTATTATATTAAATGATAGGCAAGAAGTATTGCTTCAATATCGTTCAGACACATATGATTGGGGTGTACCTGGCGGAGCGATGGAGCTAGGAGAAACGACAGAAGAAACTGCTCGCAGAGAACTATTTGAAGAGACGGGACTAAACGCGAAAATTATGCAATTTATCGGGGTTCTTTCGGGAAAAGAAGTGTACTTCCAATATCCAAATGGAGATGAAATTTTTAATGTCATTCATCTGTATCAGGGGCATCATGTGAGTGGGGAAGTTAAGCTTGATCATGAAGGATTACAGCTTCAATATTTTCCGGTAGATAAGTTACCGAATTTGAATAAAACAACAGAGAAGATTTTACAAAAATTCCTATACGCATTAACAGAATAG
- a CDS encoding DUF3928 family protein produces the protein MYTLKIVSDREALYQFASYVKVVQGVEDVYVEVGEPVYEHPLMKFYVHIKLGETYDQHKALQEIARLVELGRFTYVHYRNDEIEEAFEAVKYESFKK, from the coding sequence ATGTATACATTAAAAATCGTTTCAGACAGAGAAGCTCTTTATCAATTTGCGAGTTATGTAAAAGTTGTGCAAGGGGTTGAAGATGTATATGTAGAGGTGGGAGAACCTGTATATGAACATCCATTAATGAAGTTTTACGTACATATTAAGCTGGGGGAAACATATGATCAACATAAAGCGTTACAAGAAATAGCAAGATTAGTAGAATTGGGGCGTTTTACATACGTTCATTATCGTAATGATGAAATTGAAGAAGCTTTTGAAGCTGTAAAATATGAAAGTTTTAAGAAATAA
- a CDS encoding ImmA/IrrE family metallo-endopeptidase has product MDPYVNICICITPGANISEDRIAKDLAVAESIWHPITFQIQEVIVLNELFRFSDREISYKNSIQSQEKLAAFFQTCVNEAPECDLYICYIGSDYFKETAVIACAYSLAKQQQLTGYIVLTNSAAPMKNIYTLAHEIGHILFTRRVHGKLTHADPHSPTGSEHHPSPSNLMYPIVPRPENVHIHSLLTNEQKELSLQSSLLQRKKQ; this is encoded by the coding sequence ATGGATCCATACGTCAATATATGTATTTGCATTACGCCAGGCGCCAACATTTCTGAAGACCGTATCGCAAAAGATTTAGCAGTCGCAGAATCAATTTGGCACCCCATTACATTTCAAATTCAAGAAGTAATTGTATTAAATGAGCTTTTTCGTTTTTCAGACCGTGAAATTAGTTATAAAAATTCTATTCAAAGTCAGGAAAAATTAGCAGCCTTTTTCCAAACGTGTGTAAATGAAGCTCCAGAATGTGATCTTTATATTTGTTATATTGGCAGTGATTATTTTAAAGAAACAGCAGTAATTGCCTGTGCTTACTCTTTAGCTAAACAACAACAACTTACTGGTTATATCGTTTTAACAAATTCAGCCGCTCCTATGAAAAATATATATACGCTCGCTCACGAAATTGGCCATATTTTATTCACAAGGCGCGTTCACGGAAAACTTACACATGCAGATCCTCATTCTCCAACTGGCTCGGAACACCACCCTTCTCCATCAAATCTGATGTACCCTATAGTCCCCCGCCCAGAAAACGTCCATATTCATTCCTTATTAACAAACGAACAAAAAGAACTCTCTTTACAAAGCTCTTTATTACAAAGAAAAAAACAGTAA